In Gemmatimonadaceae bacterium, a genomic segment contains:
- a CDS encoding universal stress protein, whose translation MLVALDGTPESESAVAVAVRLVNNADATFTLLMVVPPPHPALRILANAEELHRYVEEEQTSSRDYLGSVATRGGADTALHPALCLDVHPAHGITQFAAENGIDLIVLSTHGRGPIGRAFLGSVADKVVRMASIPVLLTHAQERRDASPTP comes from the coding sequence GTGCTCGTGGCCCTGGACGGCACACCGGAAAGCGAAAGCGCTGTGGCAGTGGCCGTGCGCCTTGTCAACAACGCCGACGCCACCTTCACCCTGTTGATGGTGGTGCCACCACCGCACCCCGCGCTGCGCATACTGGCCAACGCCGAAGAACTGCACCGCTATGTCGAGGAAGAGCAGACGTCCTCACGCGACTATCTGGGAAGCGTCGCGACGCGCGGCGGGGCGGATACCGCCCTGCATCCCGCGCTCTGCCTTGATGTGCATCCGGCCCACGGCATCACCCAGTTTGCCGCCGAGAACGGGATCGATCTGATCGTGCTCTCCACCCACGGCCGGGGGCCCATCGGACGCGCGTTCCTGGGCAGCGTCGCCGACAAGGTGGTGCGGATGGCCTCGATTCCGGTGCTGCTGACGCATGCGCAGGAACGGAGAGACGCGTCGCCGACGCCGTAA